TGGATCCGGCGCTTCCCCCCGCGCTGGCGTTCCCCATGTGCGCTATCACGTCACACGATAGGAAGTATCTGTGCGTGGCGGAAGGACGGACAGCCGAATTTCCCACAACACTGCGGTCCGAACTGCGTCAAAAACGACGAATCATCGAAGCGGCAGACGTCCGTCCGCAGAGAGGACGTCCGGAAGGTCACCGAGCGTCGAAATCCGAACGTCGGGCTCTCGGTACGGCGTCTCCTCGTCGTTTTCGACCCACACTGACGCCATCCCGAGCGTTTCGCCCATCATGAGGTCCTCGTTGTATTCGTCGCTGACGAAGGCGACTGGTTCGTCGCCCTCGGGAAGGCACTCGAAGTACCCCTTCGGATGGGGTTTCGGCCGTTGCAGATCCGAGGAAACGACGAGATCGTCGAAGCAGTCGAGAACGTCATGCTCCGAGAGAACCGTCTCGATCCACGGGCGCGCCATGTTTCCGAAGAGGACGAGCGTGTGATCGCGAGCGAGGTCCTGGAGAACGTCGACGTGCTCTTCGGGAAACTCGGGGTCGAGCCACGTCTTTTCGATGTACTCGCGACACGCCTCGTGGGGCGCTCCGGTGAGCGTCGAGAGGAGCTCGATGTACTCTGCGGTACTCTGGACGAAGCCATCACGAAATGCGAAGTAGGCGAGCCATCCAGGATAGGGATCGGTTTCGGGATCGACGCCCAGAACGTGGGCGTGTTCGCGCTCGTCGCCGTGCTCGACGATGACACCGCCGTAATCGACGACGAGATACATGAGATTCTGCTGGACCGTCTAAGTGGTCAGATACGTTTGAACACGCCCTTCACGAGCGCGAGCGCACCCTGATCCCACGCGACCCGGTGGTCCAGTCCCGTGGCGTCGTCCTCGCGTTCGGGCTCCTCGTAGTTGTCGAGATACCACTCGTAGGTCTCGACCAGCGCCTCCTTGTTCGAGTAGTTGGGCTCCCAGCCGAGCGATTTCAGTTTCTCGACCGAGACGTACGAATCCTCGTGGGCGGTCTCGTAGACCCACGGATAAAGCGGCGAGAGGTTCAGTTTTTCGAGGACACGGAGCGCGAACACGGTGAGCGGCGTGGGCGTCCCGATCGTGCGCTTGCCGGTTCCTGCATAGTCGATCGGAGCCTGGAAGTCCTCTTTCATCGTGCCGAACTCGTCGGCCCCGACGTTGAACGTCGTGTTCACGTCCGCTTCGTCCTTGGCGAACATGAACTCCATCGCCCGCACGAGATCGTAGACGTGCATGAGCTGGTACTTGTTGTTGCCCCAGCCCACCATGGGGACGTTTGCGCCGGATTCGATCCAGTCGAAGAGAACTTGGAAGACCCCGAGGCGCTGAGGGCCGATGAACGTCTTCGGGCGGAGGATCGGCACGCACATCCCCATTCTGCGGAAGTCAGCACAGATCTTCTCGGCCTCGATCTTCGCCTCACCATACGCCCCGACGCCGTCGAGCGGCGACTCCTCGGTGATCGGGTGCGAATCGTGGGTGCCGTAGACCGCCGTCGAGGAGACGTACACCACGCGGTCGACGCCCTCCTCCTTGGCGGCCCAGAGCACGTTCCGGGTGCCGTCGATGGTGGTCTCGCGGATACGCTGGTCGTCCCACAGCGGGAGCGCGGCGGCGGTGTGAACCACCGCGTCAGCGCCGGTCGTCTCGATCGCCCGGCGAATGCTCTCCTCGTCGCGGACATCGCCCTCGACGTACTCGACGCCCTCGATCTCGTCTTCGTCTTTGAACGGTTTGAGATCGAGGGCGGTCACGTCCCAGCCGCGCTCTTTGAAATACTGGCAGGTGTGGAGTCCCAAAAAGCCGGTGCCACCGGTGACCAGCATCGACCCTGGCTCCGCGAGTCGCTCGTCGCCCTCGGAGGGAGATGACATTAAGTCGGGGTTGACGACCCGGTTTCAACTATCTACCGATACGACTTCGAGCACTCATTCGGTGATTTTACTCTTCAACTGCCCGACGGAGGCACGAAACGATCCGGAACGGTGCGTATCGATCGGTCAGGTTTATGGCTCGCGACGACACACGAGGGACAATGGCCGAGGCACAGACTCATCAGGCGAGCCTCGCGCAGACGGCCGCCGGGCTCGCCCGCGAGGTCCGCCCGTGGCAGTGGTACAAGCAGGCGGTACTCCTGATCGCGATCGTGTTCTCGGGCCGGCTGTTCGATCCCGTCGCGTGGGGGCAGGTCGCGATCGGTGTCGCGGCGTTCTGTGCGGTCGCCGGCGCGACCTACATCTTCAACGACATCAGCGACGTCGAGGCCGACCGCCGCCATCCCGAAAAGCGAAAGCGACCGATCGCGAGCGGCCAGGTGAGCGTGCCGACCGCGGCTGCGTTCGGCGTCGGCCTCCTGTTGTTCGGGTTCGCGCTGTCGTACGCGCTCGGCGCGTTGTTCGTGCTGATCGTGGCAACCTATCTGGCGCAGAACGCCGCCTACTCGCTGTACCTGAAGGACGTCGTCCTCGTCGACGTGCTCCTGA
The Halococcus saccharolyticus DSM 5350 DNA segment above includes these coding regions:
- a CDS encoding HAD family hydrolase, which encodes MYLVVDYGGVIVEHGDEREHAHVLGVDPETDPYPGWLAYFAFRDGFVQSTAEYIELLSTLTGAPHEACREYIEKTWLDPEFPEEHVDVLQDLARDHTLVLFGNMARPWIETVLSEHDVLDCFDDLVVSSDLQRPKPHPKGYFECLPEGDEPVAFVSDEYNEDLMMGETLGMASVWVENDEETPYREPDVRISTLGDLPDVLSADGRLPLR
- a CDS encoding NAD-dependent epimerase/dehydratase family protein; protein product: MSSPSEGDERLAEPGSMLVTGGTGFLGLHTCQYFKERGWDVTALDLKPFKDEDEIEGVEYVEGDVRDEESIRRAIETTGADAVVHTAAALPLWDDQRIRETTIDGTRNVLWAAKEEGVDRVVYVSSTAVYGTHDSHPITEESPLDGVGAYGEAKIEAEKICADFRRMGMCVPILRPKTFIGPQRLGVFQVLFDWIESGANVPMVGWGNNKYQLMHVYDLVRAMEFMFAKDEADVNTTFNVGADEFGTMKEDFQAPIDYAGTGKRTIGTPTPLTVFALRVLEKLNLSPLYPWVYETAHEDSYVSVEKLKSLGWEPNYSNKEALVETYEWYLDNYEEPEREDDATGLDHRVAWDQGALALVKGVFKRI